Genomic DNA from Jejubacter calystegiae:
AGGGAATTACTGGCAGCCGACGGTCGTGATATCACGGTGGTCGATACTGTGCCTGCGGAGCCGAGCCATCGTGATGTTAACGGCATCATCAACGGCCTGGGCGATGCCGACGTCGATATGGTGGTTGGCATCGGCGGGGGAAGCGTACTGGATGTGGCAAAACTGTTTTCCGTGCTCTGCCATCCGACCACCCCCAGGCTGGAAGCCATGCTGGCCGGTGAAAAACCTCAGCAGCGCGTGGCGTCATTACTGATTCCGACCACGGCAGGTACCGGCTCGGAAGCCACGCCTAACGCCATTCTGGCGATCCCTGAACAAAATACCAAGGTGGGCATTATTTCTCCGGTGCTGCTGCCGGACTATGTGGCCCTGTTGCCCGAACTTACCGCCAGCATGCCCTCACATATCGCTTCGTCTACCGGGATTGATGCGCTGTGTCACCTGATTGAGTGTTTTACAGCCACTGTCGCGAATCCGGTGAGTGATAATGCGGCGCTTATCGGGCTGAAGAAGCTGCTGACTCATATCGAAACTTCGGTGAATGAGCCGGAAAACCGGCTGGCCAGACTCGAGATGCTCTGGGCGTCCTGGTACGGCGGGGTCGCCATCAATCATGCCGGTACCCATCTGGTGCATGCTCTGTCTTATCCGCTGGGCGGTAAATATCATCTGCCCCATGGCGTCGCCAATGCCATTCTGCTGGCCCCCTGCATGAAAGTGATACGTCCCTGGGCTGTCGATAAATTTGCTCAGGTCTGGGATCTGCTGCCTGATGCTGACCACACTCTCTCTGTTGCAGATAAATCCATCGCGCTGGTGGACTATTTTTCCGGGCTGGTCAAACGCCTCGACCTGCCGGATAACCTTGCGACGCTGGGCGTCCCCGTCACGGATATTCCGGAACTCGCCGAAGCCGCACTCAATGTGAAGCGTTTGATGAACAATGCCCCTTGCCAGGTGAATCACCACGATGTCCAGGCCATCTATCAAACGCTTTTCCCCACCCGCGAATACACAGGGAGTGAAAATGAGTAACAAAATCGACGGTGTACTGACCGCTATTGTGACCCCGTTTGACAGCGAAGGTGCGCTGAATCTGAAAGCGCTAAAGGAGCAGATTACCCGACAGCGGCAGGCAGGAAACAGTATCTTTTGCGGTGGTACTAACGGTGAATTTTTTGTGCTTAATGAAAAGGAGAAAGTGACCGTGACTCAAACCTGCGTCGATGAAGTCGCAGGGCAGGCTCATGTGGTGGCTCACATTGGTGAGATATCCACGCGCGAGACCATCCGTCTGGGAAAGCAGATTGAAAAACTGGGCGTGGACGCGGTATCGGTGATTACGCCTTATTTCGTTCCACTGCAGCAACAGGAGTTAATCGCCCATTATACGTCCATTGCCGATGCGCTGACCGTGCCCCTGTTTCTTTATAACATCCCGGCGCGCACTGGAAATACGATTGAGCCAGAGACGGCGAGAATATTGGCGGCACACCCGAATATCATCGGTATTAAAGATAGCGCCGGAAGCTATCAAAGCCTGAGCGGTTTTCTTAATGCGGTAAAGGATATCGACGATTTTGATGTGTTAAATGGCCCGGATTCGCTTATTCATCAGGGATTTGTAGAGGGCTGCTCCGCCTGTATTTCCGGGCTGGCAAATGTAGCGCCGAAGGCGATAAATTCCATCTGGTCGCGCTATAAAGCGGGGGATATTGATGGCTCCCGTCAGGCGCAGGAGAGCGTGACGCAGCTACGTAGTGAGCTTTACCAGGTGGCGTTCTCTCCTGCGGCAGTCAAAAAAGCATTACAGCTTATGGGTTATGCCGTTGGCGAAAGTCGTTACGCCGTTGAATTTAGCCCGCAACAGGAAAGCGTTATTCGCCAGCTCATTGCGAATATTGCCCACGAATAAGGTTGTTAAATCATCACAAGCATTCTGCGTGCCCCTTCCGGCGCGTAGGATCGGTACGCCTTGATAAGAGAGGTAAAGATGAACACATTTACCGCTGAAGATACCCTGATTATTGTCGGAATCGTTATTGCCTATATTATTTTTACCACATGGCTGACTTTCCGTATCCGAAGTAAAAACTCGGGTGATTTTATGGAAGGGTCTCGCGCCATGCCGGCTTTTATTGTCGGTATCCTTTTAATGTCTGAATATATCGGCGCCAAATCCACCATCGGTACGGCTCAGGCCGCTTTCGAAAGTGGTATTGCTGCTTCCTGGTCGGTGCTTGGCGCCGCCATTGGCTTCCCGTTATTCGGGTTGATACTGGTTAAGCGGGTTTACAGCACCGGTAAAATTACGATTTCCGGGGCGATTGCAGAGAAATATGGCAACAGCACCAAAAATATTATCTCGGTCATTATGATTTATGCCCTGTTGCTGGTTAACGTCGGTAACTACGTGAGCGGGGCCGCGGCGATATCAACGGTATTACAGGTGAATTTACCGGTCGCTGCCTTTATCACCGCCATTGTCAGTACCTTCTATTTTGCCTTTGGTGGGATGAAAGGGGTGGCATGGGTGACGATGCTGCATAGCGCCCTGAAATATATTGGATTGTTGGTTATCCTGGGATTTGCCTTGTCGAAAACCGGTGGCTTTAGTCCGATGATCGAAAAAATGCCGGAGTTCTACTGGACCTGGGACGGCAATATCGGCATCAGTACTATTATTGCCTGGCTTATCGGGACGATTGGCTCCATTTTCTGCACCCAGTTTGTTATTCAGGCTATCTCATCTACCCGGGATGTAAAATCGGCAAAGCGTTCAACCTGGGTCGCCTTTTTCTTCTGTCTGCCGATAGCCTTTGCTATCGCCATTATTGGCGTGGCGGCGAAATACCTGCACCCGGAAATTAATAGCCTGTATGCCATGCCGGTTTTCCTGCAGGATATGAACCCGTGGATGGCCGGTCTGGTCACGACATCGCTGGTGGCCTCTATCTTTGTCAGCGTCAGTACGGTGGCGCTGGCGATTGCGTCATTGGTGGTGAAGGACTTCTATGTACCGATGCGCAACCCCACGCCGGAACAGGAATTTAAAGCCACCCGCTGGATATCGCTGTTCATCGGCTTCCTGCCGTTAATCTTTGTGCTGCTGGTGCCGGAGGTGCTTAAACTTTCCTTCTTTACCCGCGCTATCCGCCTGTCGATTACCGTGGTCGCCATTATCGCTTTCTATGCCCCTTTCTTTAAGAGCGCTCGTGGCGCCAACTGCGCACTGCTCGGCGCCTGTGTGGTGACCTCTGTCTGGTATCTGCTGGGCGATCCCTTTGGTATTAATAATATGTATATCGCGCTGCTCACCCCGGCATTAATTATGGGTATCGATCGTTTGATCCCCAATAAAGCGGAATATAAAGCCCCGGGTCACGTTAAAAATATTGGAGTTTAAAATGACTGTAACCGTAAATCGCGATGGCGTTCTTCATTCACAGGGACAGGATAACGCGGTGATGACTGCGATGTTACCCTCGGAATGTCCACAGAATCATGCGGCCAATATTCTGCCGCTGCCGGACGGCTCTCTGATGTGCGTCTGGTTTGGCGGCACCCAGGAAGGCATTGCCGACATCTCGGTCTGGGGTTCGCGGCTGGGGGTTGGCGGCGATCGCTGGAGTGATGCCGTAAAACTTTCCTGTGACCCGGAACGTTCGGAGCAGAATCCGGTATTGTTTCTCGCGCCTGATAATGTCCTGTGGCTGATGTGGACTGCGCAAATCTCCGGTAATCAGGATACCGCTATTGTGCGCTATCGTCAGTCGCAGGATATGGGCAAAACCTGGGGGGATATTGCGACACTGCTCGATAAACCAGGCACTTTTATTCGCCAGCCGGTGACTGTGTTGAACAATGGTAACTGGTTACTGCCCGTTTTCTATTGTCGTACTCAGCCGGGTGAAAAATGGGTCGGTAATGATGATATTAGCGCAGTCAAAATTTCTGCTGATAACGGAAAAAGCTGGCGGGATGTGGAAGTTCCTGAAAGCCTGGGCTGTGTTCATATGAATATTACGCCGCTGGCGGACGGTACTCTGGTTGCACTGTTCCGCAGCCGCTGGGCCGATAATATTTACCTGAGCCGTTCTGATGATAGCGGTGAAAGCTGGTCTGTGCCTGAGCCGACCTCATTGCCCAATAATAACTCTTCCATTCAGGTCACGACGCTACAGGATGGCAAGCTGGCACTGGTTTTCAATCATATGAGTGCAGCAGGGGCGCCGGAGCGCCGTGCATCGCTGTATGATGAAATTGATGATGGCGATGACAGCCGTAAGGAGCCGACGGTAACCGATGGGCGCACGGCATTTTGGGGAGCCCCCCGGGCGCCGATGACCGTCGCGCTTTCCCCCGATGGCGGTAAAACCTGGCCCTGGCAGCGCAATCTTGATGAGGGTGATGGTTACTGCATGACCAATAACTCTCAGGATAAGCTCAACCGTGAATTTTCCTATCCCAGCATTAAACAGGGGGAGGACGGCCAGCTGCATATCGCCTATACGTATTTCAGGCAGGCGATTAAGTATGTGCGCATCTCTCCCGAATGGATTCAGGGGGCGGAGTGATGATTATTGGTCAGCTAAAAGCGCTTCCCGTCGCAGGCTTATCGGCGTATTTACGGGAGATTCTTGGCGACCCTCGCTGTCATTTCGAGGCGTTGCGGGCGCGGGAAGATGGCCGCTGGCAGCCCGAAGGCGCTGACTGGTATTGCACCATTGGTCCGGCAACCACACAACCGGTCTCTTTGCGTCATACCGAATATCATCGTCAGTGGGCCGACATTCAGGTCATGCTGGAAGGTGCCGAAATCATTCATGTCGGTACGTTACCGGTCCCGGACCCGGCCGATGAAGAGCGTAAACCGGATCTGTTTATTACCGCTAATGCGCGGCATAACGTGTGCATCACCTTAGATCCGGGAGATTTTGCGGTTTTCTTCCCCGGCGAGCCTCACCAGGCGCTCTGTGCCGTTGGCGAGCCGCAAACGGTCCGCAAAGCCGTATTTAAAGTACCGCTAAGCAAACTGGGGGGATAAATGCGTCATGCGATTGTGACCGGTGCCAGCTCCGGGATTGGAGAGGCGGTTGTCAACCGCCTGCTGGCCGACGGTTGGCGGGTTACCGGCCTGAGCCGTACCCCGGTTGTTCGGGATGAGACGTTATTTGACAGCATCAGTGTTGACCTTAGCGATAGTGTGCGACTCCAGGCGCTATTACCCGAACTTCCGGTGCCAGATGCGCTTATCCACGCGGCTGGAATGATGGCGGCCGCGCCGCTGGGGGAACTGGATCCGGTGGTAAGCCAGCGTCTGTGGCAGTTGCATGTCGGGGGAGCGGAAATGCTGGTCAACTTTTTTGCCCCCCGTATGTCGGCTGGCGGGCGCATCGTAATTGTTGGTAGCCGAACCTCAAGAGGGGCGGCTGGTCGCTCACAATATGTTGCGACCAAAGCTGCGCTGGTGGGGATGGTCAGAAGCTGGGCAGCGGAACTGGCTCAGAAGGGGATTACGGTGAATGTGGTTGCGCCTGGCGCCACGCAAACGCCAATGCTGCACGCCCCTGGCCGGGAAAGCGCATCGGTACGGGTGCCGCCCATCGGCAGACTGATTAAGCCGCAGGAGGTGGCATCCTTAACGGCCTGGCTACTGGGAGAGGACGCGGCGCCGGTTACTGGCCAGGAGATGGTGATATGTGGCGGTGCATCGCTATCCTGATGGCATAAAAAATGCCGGTAATTTACCGGCATTGATTCAACGAGATGGCTTCAGACCGACGGAATATTGCGTCCGTAGTAGATCTCGCGCATCTCTTTCCATAGCAGATCGGTAATGGTCTGACGCTCTTCCTCAGTTAAATCTTCCGGTTTGGTGTGGAACATATAGTGCTTCAGGTCGAACTCCTTCAGCAGCATTTTGGTGTGGAAGATGTTTTCCTGGTAGACGTTGACATCAACCATGTCATACAGCGCTTTCATGTCGTCGGACATAAAGTTCTGAATCGAATTGATCTCGTGGTCAATAAAGTGCTTCATGCCATTCACGTCGCGGGTAAATCCCCTTACCCGGTAGTCGACGGTGACGATATCGGATTCCAGTTGGTGAATCAGATAGTTCAACGCGCTAAGCGGGGAAATCACGCCGCAGGTTGAAACTTCGATATCGGCACGGAAGGTGCAGAGCCCGCCTTCCGGATGGCTTTCCGGATAGGTGTGCACGCAAATATGGCTCTTATCGAGGTGGGCCACGACGGCGTCCGGCAGCGGGCCGGGACGTTCGCTCGGGTCAATCAGTTTGGGGTCTACGGGCTCTTCGCTCACCAGAATAGTGACGCTGGCCCCCTGCGGCTCATAATCCTGACGCGCGATATTCAGAATATTGGCGCCGATGATGGAGCAGGTTTCGGTCAGTATTTCGGTAAGACGGTTAGCGTTATACAGCTCATCGATATAGGCGATATAGCCGTCACGCTCCTCTGCCGTCTTAGCGTAACAGATGTCGTAAATGCAAAAACTCAGGCTTTTGGTCAGGTTGTTAAAGCCATGCAGTTTGAGTTTTTTCAATTTGGTCCACCCCCTTAGGATGCCTGTCCGGACAGGGCATCTTGTAGATACTGCGGCAGAGCGAAAGCTGCCGAATGGATCGCCGGATTGTAATAGCGGCAGCGGATACCGGCGCTGTGGAACCGTGCCTGAATGGTGTCGGGACGCAGATGACGCAGCGCTTCGTTGTCGGTCGCCCAGGCAAAGGTCATGATGCCGCCGTAGTAGGTCGGAATCGCCGCCTGGTAGAAACTCACATCCTTAAAGTAGTGGCTCAGTTTGCGATGACTGTCGAGGACTTCGTCCTGCTGCAGGAAGCAGACGCCGTTCTGGGCCACAAAAATACCACCCGGGTTCAGGCAGCGTTTGCACCCTTCATAGAAGGCCGAAGTGAACAGGCTCTCGCCCGGACCGATGGGATCGGTACAGTCAGAGATAATCACATCGAAGGTCTGCGTCGTGCTGTTGACAAAGTTAACGCCGTCATCAATGACCAGATTAAAGCGCGGATCGTCGTAGCTGCCTGCGCTGTGTTTGGGCAGGTACTGACGGCAGAAAGAGACCACGCCGGCGTCGATTTCCACCATGGTGATGCTTTCCAGACTGCTATGACGGCAGACTTCGCGCAGCATACCGCCGTCGCCGCCGCCGATAATCAGCACCCGTTTCGCGTGGCCATGGGCCAGCAGCGGAACGTGAGTCAGCATTTCATGATAGATAAATTCGTCGCGCTCGGTGGTCTGCACCACGCCGTCCAGCGCCATTACCCGGCCAAAGGCCGCGTTTTCGAAAATGACCAGATCCTGATGTTCGGTCTTCTCATGGTAAAGCACGTTATCGACGCTAAAGTACTGACCAAAATGGTCATGCAGCGTTTCATGCCACAGCTTGTTATCGCTCACTGGCGGAAACCTCCTTCGTTAACTTCCCCAAAAAACGGGCGCAACATAATAGCTAACAATGGAGGGGGATGCACATTATTTCAGCGTAGGAGAGCGGAGGGTTACTTCGCCCAGGCGAGCAGGCTGAGGGAGTCACGGGCCAGCGCTTTACACTTCTTCTGGGTGGGTACGGCAATGCCGCTCAGATCGCGATAGCTCTCTTCACCCAGCCGCTTCATATCGTAATTTTCGTAATTGCTCAGATCCCACTGATTCTGTCGTGCGAAGAAAACCAGCGCGCGACGGATCTGGTCATTAGGCAGGTGATCGTAACCGCAGTCATTCTTAAGAAAGACAAAAACTGCCGTGAGATCGGCCATATCTTCCGCTTCTGATTCGTTAAGCGCCTGGCTGGCGGTGGAAAACCCCAGCAGGCCGCCCAACAGCATTGCCCTGACAAACTTCTTCATTACGACTACCGCTTCTGGATGGATACCAGACGTTAGCATATTTTGCCAAAGCGCTACGAGCGGTTATTACCAGGAAATAACCGAGATCAATGGCAACAGGGGATGGTGAGCGGTTTACTTAATCACGGATTAAGTTCTGATTATCAGATAAGGCTGATATAACGTTCGCCAGCGCCCGGGCGGTTACCCACTCTCTCCGTCATCGCCACCCTGTCCGGAGTGCGTTCTCGCTGTTTCTGTTGAGCTGCCTGTTATTTCATTCACCTGCTTCAGGCGGGTTCGCTGCTATGCCTTTTATGGAGAAACCATGACCCTGGATTATGTTGCTCTGGGAATATTCATCGCCGTGGCGTTGATTATTTTCTACGGCATTATCGTGATACACGATATTCCCTATGAAATTGCTAAAAAGCGCAATCATCCGCATCAGGATGCCATCCATTATGCCGGATGGGTCAGTCTGTTCACGCTGCACGTCCTGTGGCCGCTACTGTGGATCTGGGCCACGCTGTGGCGTGAAGACCGGGGCTGGGGCATTCAGCAAATTGCCCAGGAACAGCATGATATTCAGCACCATATGGCGCAATTGAATAACCAGATTGATGAATTACGTCAGGAAATCGCTGTGTTGAAAACCGCCAATAACCCGCATTCGCAGCAGGAGGAACAATAATGGAAACGTTAATGTTACTGACCTACGCGGCGCTGTGTATTGTTATCTTTAAGTTATTTAAAATCCCGCTGAATAAATGGACCGTACCGACTGCGGTACTGGGGGGCATTATTATGATTGGCGCCCTGGTATTAGTAATGAATTACAACACGCCCTATACCCGAATGGGCAGCCAGGTTTTTCGTTCGGTGCCGATTGTTCCCCAGGTGCGAGGTCGGGTGATTGAGGTGCCGGTGAAACCGAATCAGCCGCTCAGGCAGGGCGATGTTCTGTTCCGTATCGATCCCACGCCATTTCAGGCCGAGGTAGATAATCTGAAGGCTCAGGTGAAAGAGGCCAGCCAGGGGGCGCTATCGCTGGATGCCAGCCTTTCAGGCGCCCGGGCGGAACTTCAGCGAGCGGTGGCACAGCGTGATAAAGACCAGCGTGAGTACGCCCGTTTCCAGGCCGGATATGCCAAAGGGGCATTTTCCGACCAGATGATCGACAGCCGTCGGCAAAACTATAAAGCATCTCAGGCGGCCGTAGAGGCGGCACAGGCGAAGGTGCGCGAAGCGAAGCTGGCGCTGGATTCGGAAATCAACGGCGATAATACCGCCGTGGCGGCGCTGATGGCGGAATTGCGTAAGGCGCAGTTTAAGCTGGACCATACCGTAGTGCGCGCGCCTTCTGATGGCTATGTCACTCAGGTGGGGCTGCGTCCGGGCGTGATGGCAACGGCGCTGGGGCTGGCGCCGGTGATGACCTTTATTCCGACCGATACTCACCAGTCTGCGAGCTACGTCGCCGCGTTTCGCCAGAATTCGCTCCAGCGCCTGAAGCCGGGTTACAAGGCGGAGTTTATCTTCCCGGCCATTCCCGGCAAGGTGTTTGCAGGCGAAGTGGTGCAGGTGCTGCCCGCTATTGGCGAAAGTCAGCTTCAGGCCCAGGGAAAACTGCTGACCACCTCGGCGCTACAGACCGACGGCCGCGCGCTGGTCATGCTGAATGTCACCGATAAACGGCTGGCCGCCTATCCTCTGCCGCAGGGAACTTCGGTGGAAGTGGCGGTCTATTCGGACCATTTTCACCACCTGGCGATGATTCGTAAAATCCTGATTCGTATGAAAAGCTGGCAGAATTTCCTCTACCTGGATCACTAAATTCATCCGACGATAGAAAAGTTGTGCAAATAACCGACAGAGGCTTGACCCTCCCCCAGGAAGAAGGTCTATGCTCCCATGTCCGATACCGGTTAATAAGGAACAATGGATCATGCAACGCCGCGATTTTCTGAAGTATTCTGCCGCGCTGGGCGTACTCAGTAGTTTCCCTTTGCTTAGCGGTCGTCTTTATGCCGCAGAGCGCCCGCGGTTACCGATTCCCACACTGCTGGAACCCGACGCTCAGAGCTCGATTCGCCTGACGGCCCAGGTCGGGAAAAGCATGCTGGCGGGCCATCAGGCAACCACCTGGGGTTATAACGGCTCTCTGCTGGGGCCGGCGCTGCGCCTTGAGCAGGGTAAAAAGGTCAACGTTGAAATTCATAACCGGCTGTCGGAAAGCACCACGGTACACTGGCACGGCCTGGAAATCCCCGGTGAAGTGGACGGTGGCCCTCAGGGCGTAATTGCCTCAGGCGCGAGTCGCCGGGTTTCGTTCACGCCGCAGCAGCGCGCCGCCACCTGCTGGTTCCACCCGCATCAGCACGGTAAAACCGGCCATCAGGTCGCGATGGGCCTGGCCGGACTGGTTCTGATTGATGACCTGGAAAGCCGCCAGTTGATGCTGCCGAAGCAGTGGGGAATCGATGATATTCCGCTGATTATTCAGGATAAACGCTTCGATGCCGATGGCCAGATCGACTATCAACTGGACGTCATGAGCGCCGCGGTAGGCTGGTTTGGCGATACACTGTTATGCAACGGCGTTAATTACCCTCAATTCGGCGCGCTGCGCGGCTGGCTGCGACTGCGCCTGTTGAACGGCTGTAACGCCCGCTCGCTGGAGCTGGCGACCAGCGACGGTCGCCCGATGTATGTGGTAGGCAGCGACGGCGGTCTGCTGGCGGAGCCGGTGAAGGTCGAAAGCCTGCCTGTGCTGATGGGGGAACGCTTTGAGGTGTTGGTGGAAGTGAAGGATGCCAAACCCTTCGAGATTATGGCGCTACCGGTGACACAGATGGGGATGCAGGTTGCACCCTTTGATAAACCTCAGCCGGTGGTGCGTATCCAGCCAGTACCGGTTCACGGCTCCGGCGAGCTGCCGGATACCCTGGCGAAGGTGCCTGAACTCCCGAAGCTTGAAGGGCTTAATACCCGCTGGCTGCAACTGATGATGGATCCCCGCCTGGATCAGATGGGCATGCAGGCACTGATGGCAAAATATGGTCAGGAGGCTATGGCCGGGATGGATCACGGTGCTATGGGCCATGGCGATATGGAACAGATGAAAGGGGGAATGGGCCATAGCGCGATGGATCATGGTGCTATGGGCAGGATGGCGAACGGCGATCGGAAGCTGGATATCTATAACGCCAATAAGATTAACGGCAAGGCCTTCGACATGAACACCCCGTCATTTAACGTGCCGCGCGGGCAGTACGAGCGCTGGATCATCTCCGGTGAAGGCGACATGATGCTGCATCCGTTCCACATCCACGGTACCCAGTTCCGTATTTTGTCGGAAGACGGCAAGCCGCCAGCGGTGCATCGCCGCGGCTGGAAAGATACGGTGCGGGTGGAAGGCAAGCGCAGCGAAGTGCTGGTACGTTTCGATCATACCGCCCCTGCGCAACACAGCTATATGGCCCACTGCCATCTGCTGGAACATGAAGATACCGGGATGATGTTGGGTTTTACCGTGGGTTGAGCCTGGGGCGCTGCGGCGGGCGAAGACCGCCGTCTGCGTAAGCTCCCGTGTAGCCATATTTTGTCAATCGAAAAAGCCCATTACCGGTATGTTTCTTGATGAGAAACGCTGATTTCAGGAAGTTGGGAGCATTTAATCTGAATGCTATTCTGAATAATAGGTTCCCGAAGTTCGCTTTTCCGGAAACAGAGGAAGCCACCGAACGACTTGCTGGCTACAGGCTATATATTAAAAACGGATTTTTAATTTCCCTCACAGTCTATTTAATTGCGTTGTGTTCTGAGCTAACAATAAGAAAAATAATGAATTTTTAAAAGCATGATCTGACAAAGTTGATATCGGATTTTTTTGGGAGGGGTGGTTTTTATTTAAAGGACGTATATCATACATTTTGTTTCCCGGCGATTTCTGGTTTAGGCGTGGTTTTACA
This window encodes:
- a CDS encoding iron-containing alcohol dehydrogenase gives rise to the protein MATINSTVIAGPASVFALEPLVAGRRQILLVTDANMIKLPLVAQIRELLAADGRDITVVDTVPAEPSHRDVNGIINGLGDADVDMVVGIGGGSVLDVAKLFSVLCHPTTPRLEAMLAGEKPQQRVASLLIPTTAGTGSEATPNAILAIPEQNTKVGIISPVLLPDYVALLPELTASMPSHIASSTGIDALCHLIECFTATVANPVSDNAALIGLKKLLTHIETSVNEPENRLARLEMLWASWYGGVAINHAGTHLVHALSYPLGGKYHLPHGVANAILLAPCMKVIRPWAVDKFAQVWDLLPDADHTLSVADKSIALVDYFSGLVKRLDLPDNLATLGVPVTDIPELAEAALNVKRLMNNAPCQVNHHDVQAIYQTLFPTREYTGSENE
- a CDS encoding dihydrodipicolinate synthase family protein, whose product is MSNKIDGVLTAIVTPFDSEGALNLKALKEQITRQRQAGNSIFCGGTNGEFFVLNEKEKVTVTQTCVDEVAGQAHVVAHIGEISTRETIRLGKQIEKLGVDAVSVITPYFVPLQQQELIAHYTSIADALTVPLFLYNIPARTGNTIEPETARILAAHPNIIGIKDSAGSYQSLSGFLNAVKDIDDFDVLNGPDSLIHQGFVEGCSACISGLANVAPKAINSIWSRYKAGDIDGSRQAQESVTQLRSELYQVAFSPAAVKKALQLMGYAVGESRYAVEFSPQQESVIRQLIANIAHE
- a CDS encoding sodium:solute symporter family protein, with protein sequence MNTFTAEDTLIIVGIVIAYIIFTTWLTFRIRSKNSGDFMEGSRAMPAFIVGILLMSEYIGAKSTIGTAQAAFESGIAASWSVLGAAIGFPLFGLILVKRVYSTGKITISGAIAEKYGNSTKNIISVIMIYALLLVNVGNYVSGAAAISTVLQVNLPVAAFITAIVSTFYFAFGGMKGVAWVTMLHSALKYIGLLVILGFALSKTGGFSPMIEKMPEFYWTWDGNIGISTIIAWLIGTIGSIFCTQFVIQAISSTRDVKSAKRSTWVAFFFCLPIAFAIAIIGVAAKYLHPEINSLYAMPVFLQDMNPWMAGLVTTSLVASIFVSVSTVALAIASLVVKDFYVPMRNPTPEQEFKATRWISLFIGFLPLIFVLLVPEVLKLSFFTRAIRLSITVVAIIAFYAPFFKSARGANCALLGACVVTSVWYLLGDPFGINNMYIALLTPALIMGIDRLIPNKAEYKAPGHVKNIGV
- a CDS encoding sialidase family protein — its product is MTVTVNRDGVLHSQGQDNAVMTAMLPSECPQNHAANILPLPDGSLMCVWFGGTQEGIADISVWGSRLGVGGDRWSDAVKLSCDPERSEQNPVLFLAPDNVLWLMWTAQISGNQDTAIVRYRQSQDMGKTWGDIATLLDKPGTFIRQPVTVLNNGNWLLPVFYCRTQPGEKWVGNDDISAVKISADNGKSWRDVEVPESLGCVHMNITPLADGTLVALFRSRWADNIYLSRSDDSGESWSVPEPTSLPNNNSSIQVTTLQDGKLALVFNHMSAAGAPERRASLYDEIDDGDDSRKEPTVTDGRTAFWGAPRAPMTVALSPDGGKTWPWQRNLDEGDGYCMTNNSQDKLNREFSYPSIKQGEDGQLHIAYTYFRQAIKYVRISPEWIQGAE
- a CDS encoding YhcH/YjgK/YiaL family protein: MIIGQLKALPVAGLSAYLREILGDPRCHFEALRAREDGRWQPEGADWYCTIGPATTQPVSLRHTEYHRQWADIQVMLEGAEIIHVGTLPVPDPADEERKPDLFITANARHNVCITLDPGDFAVFFPGEPHQALCAVGEPQTVRKAVFKVPLSKLGG
- a CDS encoding SDR family NAD(P)-dependent oxidoreductase, coding for MRHAIVTGASSGIGEAVVNRLLADGWRVTGLSRTPVVRDETLFDSISVDLSDSVRLQALLPELPVPDALIHAAGMMAAAPLGELDPVVSQRLWQLHVGGAEMLVNFFAPRMSAGGRIVIVGSRTSRGAAGRSQYVATKAALVGMVRSWAAELAQKGITVNVVAPGATQTPMLHAPGRESASVRVPPIGRLIKPQEVASLTAWLLGEDAAPVTGQEMVICGGASLS
- the speD gene encoding adenosylmethionine decarboxylase, with translation MKKLKLHGFNNLTKSLSFCIYDICYAKTAEERDGYIAYIDELYNANRLTEILTETCSIIGANILNIARQDYEPQGASVTILVSEEPVDPKLIDPSERPGPLPDAVVAHLDKSHICVHTYPESHPEGGLCTFRADIEVSTCGVISPLSALNYLIHQLESDIVTVDYRVRGFTRDVNGMKHFIDHEINSIQNFMSDDMKALYDMVDVNVYQENIFHTKMLLKEFDLKHYMFHTKPEDLTEEERQTITDLLWKEMREIYYGRNIPSV
- the speE gene encoding polyamine aminopropyltransferase, with translation MSDNKLWHETLHDHFGQYFSVDNVLYHEKTEHQDLVIFENAAFGRVMALDGVVQTTERDEFIYHEMLTHVPLLAHGHAKRVLIIGGGDGGMLREVCRHSSLESITMVEIDAGVVSFCRQYLPKHSAGSYDDPRFNLVIDDGVNFVNSTTQTFDVIISDCTDPIGPGESLFTSAFYEGCKRCLNPGGIFVAQNGVCFLQQDEVLDSHRKLSHYFKDVSFYQAAIPTYYGGIMTFAWATDNEALRHLRPDTIQARFHSAGIRCRYYNPAIHSAAFALPQYLQDALSGQAS
- a CDS encoding YacC family pilotin-like protein; the protein is MKKFVRAMLLGGLLGFSTASQALNESEAEDMADLTAVFVFLKNDCGYDHLPNDQIRRALVFFARQNQWDLSNYENYDMKRLGEESYRDLSGIAVPTQKKCKALARDSLSLLAWAK
- a CDS encoding DUF3302 domain-containing protein, which encodes MTLDYVALGIFIAVALIIFYGIIVIHDIPYEIAKKRNHPHQDAIHYAGWVSLFTLHVLWPLLWIWATLWREDRGWGIQQIAQEQHDIQHHMAQLNNQIDELRQEIAVLKTANNPHSQQEEQ
- a CDS encoding HlyD family secretion protein; the protein is METLMLLTYAALCIVIFKLFKIPLNKWTVPTAVLGGIIMIGALVLVMNYNTPYTRMGSQVFRSVPIVPQVRGRVIEVPVKPNQPLRQGDVLFRIDPTPFQAEVDNLKAQVKEASQGALSLDASLSGARAELQRAVAQRDKDQREYARFQAGYAKGAFSDQMIDSRRQNYKASQAAVEAAQAKVREAKLALDSEINGDNTAVAALMAELRKAQFKLDHTVVRAPSDGYVTQVGLRPGVMATALGLAPVMTFIPTDTHQSASYVAAFRQNSLQRLKPGYKAEFIFPAIPGKVFAGEVVQVLPAIGESQLQAQGKLLTTSALQTDGRALVMLNVTDKRLAAYPLPQGTSVEVAVYSDHFHHLAMIRKILIRMKSWQNFLYLDH